The proteins below come from a single Pieris brassicae chromosome 1, ilPieBrab1.1, whole genome shotgun sequence genomic window:
- the LOC123714586 gene encoding uncharacterized protein LOC123714586 isoform X2 has product MKTKQPKEETDKSIDEDTVEPKTRARKKASDLEEEKSKASQDEAKIPQETKKPVAKPKGVIRKRPLGIRKTKKLRSKKVPVIKKNVIKQKAKRGRKPLKKPDNSQEKEAIPLIPASEIKKEPVDDTTPNSRSSSPKTAGRRSRLSSDMLMMKSVLGDSPSSLILGPRTSPYSMRSERSNSPSLFEGKNLRSGKPRKLKNNLLNEVVIKEQKKRTRLPSDSKQDMPDSSEDCKRLKRGRSCSRDGSEISKCSDITESDISLNETLTEPEKELNKKTDKPKTELDVDIDTNVQISTIEKVPSPNVDSKPEIKPDPEPSSLEKDKRRLSLKRSTSLDSDNNNSNRVKINNLNTADIELKLFETENDTLLEDRSSILNCMSKTFNSKEVSKNIRKARRGKKTATTPRAGANQVGKSCSLDTEISEPIDTVDSLSKEITDLIHNLDQNIDCDQESTNESNSMVVDQMQSKSVRQFYGLSKPLGDNNSIVSETPAKEKEASMQIANEGTPIKDDSENIRLHYEDSEEKSSESKPEITYKRATVASIDKLMDRLKEFEEFDKRRKRQQSESKSNDKTVMVTNDVVLIPKSGADIKPLKDMQPEKSPERFIEKENVLSCFENNSAISIVKRDQVRRSIDVDLPNSVTLIKRNSVSARKESTSSNHSKESDAISIFEKSLGKDVTLTEIRKSVDKPVPSPQVDLHQFATLQPNNPTQTIGGVTLDSSQISITPRNVESKLNCSDIQIMKRNSRESISRKSSGSSADIDDKMATLEKIKSPQQIKKFEVSITPTPVAVKSPEVTQPVETEALAPPLVDVRSTPENISSSESVQAEKMETVDIPTAVTDVTKTIVKSEEKFDTKPAEDVKKPEPSVTEKPEEAKTVQPNKPKTETSVKIEDQKLSKPVTRTKSRSSTEMPGPSNLLHETPESQKRKENVLRTLGLLTHKAASEAKAKKLKEKELIYGANYNIMGKGKASKSDYTGTLKTVIKLNRGDKKRHRSSLKMTFQKSKHRGKPLVEVGEAGFDDDAYYTIERREGVAGATLDDTEAAPEPDPKETVNLVIPEKASSFSIHPGRLCMDQCFYCGGKFGLFDTPCHIAQMKSSERQKKVLDNEEKLTIDSCLCDACYRHVDRRANCPSYRKRPMVKQLDVPQPPSPPNTAGTDKPVSPPLEEEIEEEPSEARKTLDTCHTSGCVLDAEHCLRRKWLIKMRSSVDKVLKLDRDYPGLHTIPLCDKHYRVLEPLMACVLCRRRLTKHHYLHFIYDGYTDLNPMLKEAGIPVQFTERPVLCKLCRYYCTLLQRPGYKDNQARAYRRKLLEIYDIDIPPELKQQTEDNSALEDCNNVANRQKKKPKIKIKQRKSTEPETSESSERTTESSPEKEKLVEETEPHKNTHLEEDIESLISSNKIPVPGAKPPESAQSDCSESEMAVDETQLIGVDKQTELRYLLQKQNNPARFQKLNLTQKSRNILKVQNVGIQKVGQQHRIADKNVKRVQKLGQIVAHKEKPKKETEIEEFETDKSEDVIKNISLNDECTIETIPNKRPADINTLKNKWQLSESFSQVKKNLSELSKKIDKDPKKPTESKYSNPVKRLETNPSISVRELFPGEEEMNLQCNVEFNNVKGVTPAGWEKCNSLIQFDVETKKLWNELQRPYGNQSSFLRHLILLEKYFRSGDLILSHNASPHAANYNNSMQKRLKAYDNVATPAETPKTSSLIEFRKKPSVNGKSLLKSSQNPEKKFMPPPDFTKPSPKSKKTKQLPPELIAINTPNAQGRKAIQNVLHNIQQLVKGVSASDPTEVAAAPLPPPKFEPPKEKKEPPKEQKEKPKEPKEKKEPKKPKSNNKGWRPTLMPITQENVAKIAREPLKTAVDGHSLPSLVQVISSGNRYHISFEDYNKMCLIRKERQQRLHEKKATKPSTEETSVVTEVQTSAMLGNGGTVVQNITTEKDETTDVQLTTNAATILKNVGLKNITIAPIPPKTSTMTSQTLSLVTSQPLSAVTPHIVTNTVKPLTAVDNSKSLPKIPKSLTVIPQVVPQIVPVVTTAPSQTDSRP; this is encoded by the exons ATGAAAACTAAACAGCCTAAAGAAGAAACCGACAAGAGTATTGATGAGGATACTGTTGAGCCAAAAACTCGAGCAAGAAAGAAGGCCTCAGATTTGGAAGAAGAGAAATCAAAAGCAAGTCAGGATGAAGCTAAAATTCCTCAAGAAACTAAAAAGCCAGTGGCAAAACCTAAAGGTGTAATAAGGAAACGACCACTTGGTATccgaaaaactaaaaaattgaGAAGTAAAAAGGTTCCAgtcataaagaaaaatgttatcAAACAAAAAGCAAAAAGAGGAAGGAAACCATTAAAGAAGCCTGATAATTCTCAAGAGAAAGAAGCAATCCCTTTGATACCTGcttctgaaattaaaaaagagcCAGTTGACGATACCACACCCAACTCTAGGTCATCAAGTCCTAAAACAGCAGGTCGTCGGTCCAGACTAAGCTCTGATATGCTCATGATGAAATCTGTTCTTGGAGACTCGCCTAGTAGCTTGATTCTTGGCCCCCGCACAAGCCCATATTCTATGCGGTCTGAAAGAAGTAATAGTCCTTCATTGTTTGAAGGCAAAAACTTGAGGAGCGGGAAACCCAGAAAGTTAAAGAACAATCTTTTAAATGAAGTTGTGATTAAAGAACAAAAGAAGCGGACAAGGCTCCCATCAGACTCCAAACAAGACATGCCAGATTCTTCAGAAGACTGTAAAAGATTAAAAAGGGGTCGCTCCTGCTCACGAGATGGAAGTGAAATCTCAAAATGCTCAGATATCACAGAGTCTGACATAAGCTTAAATGAAACGCTTACTGAACCTGAGAAGGAGCTCAACAAGAAAACAGATAAACCTAAGACTGAACTAGACGTAGATATTGATACTAATGTACAGATCTCAACTATTGAAAAAGTGCCTTCCCCAAATGTTGACTCCAAACCAGAAATAAAGCCTGACCCAGAACCTAGTTCCTTAGAGAAAGACAAAAGAAGATTAAGCTTAAAAAGAAGTACTTCATTAGATTCTGAcaacaataatagtaatagagttaagattaacaatttaaatacagCCGATATTGAACTCAAATTGTTTGAGACTGAAAATGATACGCTTTTAGAGGATCGtagtagtattttaaattgtatgtcCAAGACATTTAATTCAAAGGAAGTTTCCAAAAATATAAGGAAAGCAAGAAGAGGAAAGAAGACTGCCACTACACCACGGGCCGGGGCCAATCAAGTTGGGAAAAGTTGCTCTTTAGATACTGAAATATCAGAGCCTATAGATACTGTTGACAGTTTGTCTAAGGAGATCACTGATCTCATTCACAACTTGGACCAGAACATAGACTGTGATCAGGAAAGCACAAATGAGAGTAATTCAATGGTAGTTGATCAAATGCAATCAAAATCAGTTCGTCAATTCTATGGATTATCAAAACCTTTAGGAGATAATAACAGTATTGTTAGTGAAACTCCTGCTAAAGAAAAAGAAGCCAGCATGCAAATTGCCAATGAAGGCACACCCATCAAGGATGATAGTGAAAATATAAGATTGCACTATGAAGATTCAGAAGAAAAATCTTCAGAAAGTAAGCCTGAAATAACTTACAAACGTGCAACAGTAGCTAGCATAGACAAGTTAATGGATAGACTGAAGGAGTTTGAAGAGTTTGATAAGAGAAGGAAGAGACAACAATCCGAATCCAAATCAAATGATAAGACTGTCATGGTTACAAATGACGTCGTTCTAATACCAAAGTCTGGCGCAGACATTAAGCCCTTAAAGGATATGCAACCAGAGAAATCACCAGAAAGatttattgaaaaagaaaatgttttaagcTGTTTCGAAAATAACTCTGCTATTTCTATAGTTAAACGGGATCAAGTTCGTCGGTCAATAGACGTCGATCTTCCGAATTCAGTTACATTAATAAAGCGAAACAGCGTCAGTGCGCGTAAAGAATCTACCAGTTCCAATCACTCAAAGGAATCAGATGCCATtagtatatttgaaaaatccTTGGGCAAAGATGTGACATTGACAGAAATACGGAAATCGGTTGATAAACCGGTGCCGTCGCCACAAGTCGACTTACATCAGTTTGCAACTTTACAACCCAACAATCCTACACAAACTATAGGCGGTGTTACACTAGATTCCAGCCAAATATCTATTACACCCCGAAATGTGGAATCGAAATTAAATTGTTCTGATATTCAAATTATGAAGCGGAATTCCAGAGAGTCTATATCGCGAAAGTCGTCTGGCTCGAGCGCTGATATAGATGATAAAATGGCTACattggaaaaaattaaatcaccACAACAAATCAAAAAGTTTGAAGTTTCCATCACGCCAACGCCTGTTGCTGTAAAGTCGCCTGAGGTGACGCAGCCTGTGGAAACTGAAGCATTAGCACCCCCTTTGGTGGATGTTAGGTCAACCCCTGAAAACATATCCAGTTCCGAGAGTGTTCAAGCGGAAAAAATGGAAACTGTTGACATCCCTACAGCTGTTACTGATGTAACTAAGACCATCGTGAAATCCGAAGAGAAATTTGACACAAAGCCGGCAGAGGATGTCAAAAAGCCTGAGCCTTCCGTGACCGAGAAGCCAGAAGAAGCCAAAACTGTACAACCTAACAAACCCAAAACTGAGACCTCCGTCAAAATAGAAGATCAAAAGTTATCAAAGCCGGTTACTAGAACGAAGTCGCGTAGTTCAACGGAAATGCCAGGACCTAGCAACCTCTTACATGAGACACCAGAGAGTCAAAAACGAAAGGAGAACGTGCTAAGAACGTTAGGTTTACTAACACATAAAGCTGCAAGTGAAGCTAAAGCAAAGAAACTGAAAGAAAAGGAGCTTATTTATGGGGCTAACTACAATATAATGGGGAAGGGAAAAGCTTCAAAGTCAGATTACACGGGCACCTTGAAGACTGTGATAAAATTAAACCGAGGTGATAAGAAGAGGCACAGGAGTTCCCTGAAAATGACCTTTCAGAAAAGCAAACATCGGGGCAAGCCATTAGTGGAGGTTGGAGAAGCTGGCTTTGACGACGACGCCTACTACACCATAGAGAGACGAGAG GGTGTCGCAGGCGCAACATTGGACG ACACAGAAGCGGCACCCGAACCTGATCCGAAGGAGACCGTTAATCTGGTTATCCCGGAGAAGGCGTCTTCATTCAGCATCCATCCAGGACGACTGTGTATGGACCAGTGCTTCTATTGTGGTGGAAAATTCGGACTGTTCGACACGCCCTGTCACATCGCACAGATGAAGAGTAGCGAGAGGCAGAAAAAAGTGCTTGATA ACGAAGAGaagttgacaattgacagttGTCTATGTGACGCGTGCTATCGTCATGTTGACCGCAGAGCCAACTGCCCATCATACAGGAAGCGGCCCATGGTCAAACAATTAGATGTACCGCAGCCACCCTCCCCGCCTAATACTGC AGGTACTGATAAGCCCGTAAGCCCCCCACTGGAAGAAGAGATTGAAGAGGAACCCTCAGAGGCTCGGAAAACACTGGACACCTGTCACACGAGTGGGTGTGTCTTAGATGCAGAGCATTGCTTACGACGCAAGTGGCTTATTAAGATGAGATCCAGTGTTGATAAGGTG CTTAAGCTAGACAGAGACTACCCCGGACTGCACACGATACCATTATGCGACAAGCATTACCGAGTTCTAGAACCGCTGATGGCTTGTGTCCTGTGCCGTCGGCGGCTGACCAAACACCACTATTTACATTTCATATATGAT GGCTACACAGACTTGAACCCTATGCTAAAAGAAGCGGGGATTCCCGTACAGTTTACCGAAAGACCAGTTCTTTGTAAGTTGTGTCGGTATTACTGCACTTTGCTACAACGGCCCGGCTATAAAGATAACCAGGCCAGAGCTTATAGACGGAA ATTGCTTGAGATCTACGATATAGACATACCACCCGAGTTGAAACAACAGACCGAAGATAACTCGGCATTAGAAGACTGCAACAATGTTGCCAACAGGCAGAAAAAGAAACccaaaataaagataaaacaacGCAAATCCACAGAACCAGAAACAAGTGAATCGTCCGAAAGAACAACAGAAAGCTCCCCAGAAAAAGAGAAGTTAGTGGAAGAAACAGAACCGCATAAGAATACTCATTTAGAGGAAGATATAGAGAGCCTCATATCCTCCAATAAGATACCAGTTCCCGGAGCGAAGCCACCCGAATCGGCCCAAAGTGACTGCTCCGAATCAGAAATGGCCGTGGACGAGACTCAACTGATAGGCGTGGACAAGCAAACAGAATTACGATACCTGCTACAGAAACAAAACAATCCAGCGCGGttccaaaaattaaatctcaCACAGAAAAGCCGGAATATACTCAAAGTACAGAACGTTGGTATACAAAAAGTTGGACAACAGCACAGAATTGCCGATAAAAATGTTAAGAGGGTACAGAAGCTGGGTCAGATTGTCGCGCACAAGGAGAAACCCAAGAAAGAGACTGAAATAGAAGAGTTCGAGACGGACAAGTCAGAGGACGTAATCAAAAACATTTCCCTAAACGACGAATGTACGATCGAGACTATACCAAACAAACGACCGGCCGATATCAATACATTGAAGAACAAGTGGCAGTTGTCAGAAAGCTTCAGCCAAGTCAAGAAGAACCTCAGCGAGCTGTCCAAAAAGATCGACAAAGATCCGAAGAAGCCCACAGAATCCAAATACTCGAATCCGGTTAAGAGACTGGAAACAAATCCATCCATATCTGTACGAGAATTATTCCCTGGCGAAGAAGAAATGAACCTTCAGTGCAATGTGGAATTTAATAACGTGAAGGGGGTCACTCCGGCGGGCTGGGAAAAGTGTAATTCGCTCATACAATTCGATGTGGAAACGAAAAAGTTGTGGAACGAACTACAGAGGCCCTACGGCAACCAATCGAGTTTCCTGCGACATCTGATCTTGTTGGAAAAGTACTTCAGGAGTGGGGACCTGATCTTATCGCATAATGCATCTCCTCACGCCGCCAACTACAATAATTCCATGCAAAAACGCTTGAAGGCGTACGATAATGTTGCGACTCCAGCCGAAACACCGAAAACGTCCAGCCTCATCGAATTCCGGAAGAAGCCGTCGGTGAACGGAAAGAGTTTGCTGAAATCGAGCCAAAACCCTGAAAAGAAATTCATGCCGCCTCCAGATTTTACAAAGCCTTCCCCCAAAtcgaaaaaaactaaacagttGCCCCCGGAGCTGATAGCTATTAACACACCCAATGCTCAAGGAAGGAAGGCCATACAAAATGTATTGCACAACATTCAACAGCTGGTCAAGGGCGTGTCGGCCTCGGACCCCACGGAAGTGGCCGCTGCCCCTTTGCCCCCACCGAAGTTTGAGCCCCCAAAAGAAAAGAAGGAACCCCCTAAAGAGCAGAAAGAAAAACCAAAGGAACCGAAAGAAAAGAAAGAGCCTAAGAAACCAAAATCTAATAACAAGGGTTGGAGACCTACACTGATGCCGATAACTCAG